A genomic segment from Pistricoccus aurantiacus encodes:
- a CDS encoding Lin0512 family protein: MANASQQREKRVILEMGTGNDLYGLDYTKAASRAIQDALHHSSIVLFKSLGYDHTLMRVQVTIGVQEPDKVDTQALVAELPRGRAEVTAVQGGLNVEDPEQDTTHVIATAAVEAFLPDLAQDWRLSESP, translated from the coding sequence ATGGCTAACGCATCACAACAACGCGAAAAGCGCGTCATTCTCGAGATGGGCACCGGCAACGACTTGTACGGGCTCGACTACACCAAGGCTGCCAGCCGTGCGATCCAGGACGCCCTGCATCATTCCTCCATCGTGCTGTTCAAGTCCCTGGGCTACGACCATACCCTGATGCGGGTGCAGGTCACCATTGGCGTGCAGGAGCCGGACAAGGTGGATACCCAGGCTCTGGTTGCCGAACTGCCCCGAGGACGAGCGGAAGTCACCGCGGTGCAGGGCGGATTGAACGTCGAGGATCCGGAGCAGGACACCACCCATGTCATCGCCACCGCCGCGGTGGAGGCCTTCCTGCCGGACCTGGCTCAGGATTGGCGGCTGAGCGAAAGCCCATAA
- a CDS encoding PIG-L deacetylase family protein, producing MSRRIVGEGTPESHWAAWPAMEAWPRVDAATLVPPECRAVVVAPHPDDEVLGCAGLMMQLAALDRELLLIGVTDGTGSHPGSRQWPPQRLAKVRPRESAQAMQRLGLGRVPVIRAGIADTRVEMERTQLASLLKARLRANDVLLTTWRQDGHPDHEATGRTCAEVAERKGCTLIELPIWTWHWSAPGDSRVPWHRARRIPLSQIQQEAKRAAIGAHASQLSPDTTTGQGAILTPATLARLLRPFEVVFL from the coding sequence GTGAGCCGGCGGATCGTAGGCGAAGGCACTCCGGAAAGCCACTGGGCTGCCTGGCCAGCGATGGAAGCCTGGCCTCGAGTCGATGCTGCCACCTTGGTACCGCCGGAGTGTCGCGCCGTGGTAGTGGCGCCGCATCCGGACGACGAGGTATTGGGCTGCGCCGGCCTGATGATGCAGCTGGCCGCGCTGGATCGGGAGCTATTGCTGATCGGCGTGACCGACGGCACCGGCAGCCACCCCGGCTCCCGCCAATGGCCGCCGCAGCGTCTGGCCAAGGTGCGCCCCCGGGAGAGCGCCCAGGCCATGCAGCGCTTGGGGCTGGGCCGGGTGCCGGTAATTCGCGCGGGGATTGCGGATACCCGCGTCGAGATGGAGCGAACGCAGCTGGCTAGCCTGCTGAAAGCGCGGCTGCGCGCTAACGATGTGCTGCTGACCACCTGGCGTCAGGATGGCCATCCGGACCACGAAGCCACTGGCCGAACCTGTGCCGAAGTGGCCGAACGCAAGGGCTGCACCCTGATCGAACTGCCGATCTGGACCTGGCACTGGTCAGCGCCGGGCGACTCGCGGGTACCCTGGCATCGCGCCCGACGCATTCCGCTAAGCCAGATCCAACAAGAGGCCAAGCGCGCCGCCATTGGCGCCCACGCCAGCCAGCTGTCGCCGGATACAACTACCGGCCAAGGCGCGATCCTGACGCCGGCGACCCTGGCCCGGCTGCTGCGTCCCTTCGAGGTAGTCTTCCTATGA
- a CDS encoding class I SAM-dependent DNA methyltransferase, with amino-acid sequence MSFTPEDFARLYATHRDPWGYERHWYESRKRALTLAMLTRRHYPRIFEPGCSIGVLSEALVERCDAFLGWDVSASAIDAAKRRLQGYPQARLECHALPEAWPQGRFDLIVFSELGYFLDRAGLRRVIEQVSRSLAPDGELLACHWRHPIEGGELGGDEVHRQLARQLGLPCLARHREKDLLLELWSRDERSPARREGLI; translated from the coding sequence ATGAGCTTCACGCCGGAAGATTTCGCGCGGCTCTACGCCACCCATCGGGACCCTTGGGGCTACGAGCGCCATTGGTATGAAAGCCGCAAGCGCGCCCTGACCTTGGCCATGCTCACCCGCCGCCATTACCCGCGCATCTTCGAACCCGGCTGTTCCATCGGGGTGTTGAGCGAAGCCTTGGTCGAGCGCTGCGACGCCTTTCTCGGCTGGGACGTAAGCGCAAGCGCCATCGATGCCGCCAAGCGCCGTTTGCAAGGCTATCCGCAGGCGCGCCTGGAATGCCATGCGCTTCCGGAAGCCTGGCCCCAGGGCCGCTTCGATCTGATCGTCTTCAGCGAGCTGGGGTATTTTCTCGATCGGGCCGGCTTGCGGCGCGTCATCGAGCAGGTCTCCCGCAGCCTGGCACCGGACGGCGAGCTGCTGGCCTGTCACTGGCGTCACCCCATCGAGGGCGGGGAACTCGGTGGTGACGAGGTGCATAGGCAACTCGCGAGACAACTTGGCTTGCCCTGCCTGGCTCGGCATCGAGAGAAGGATTTACTGCTCGAGCTGTGGTCCCGGGATGAGCGCTCCCCGGCCCGGCGGGAAGGGCTGATCTGA
- a CDS encoding glycosyltransferase encodes MIGIVVPVHNEQDYLSRCLDALCAAAEHARHHLYQRKAVEIVLVLDACTDASALIAANYPVTTLEIRQANVGIARHRGAQWLLERQARWLAFTDADSVVSRDWLSAQCAIGSDAVCGGIRLEGWRKLPIIQRRRYLKHLRRSSRQRIYGANLGVSAEAYHAVGGFEPLPAHEDVHLVRALEAQGFHVAWDETPRVTTSARCEARAPEGLGALLKSLQAANWRDEGQAGSRLPTSLP; translated from the coding sequence ATGATCGGTATCGTGGTACCCGTGCATAACGAGCAGGACTATCTCTCTCGCTGCCTGGATGCCCTTTGCGCGGCGGCGGAACATGCCCGCCATCACCTCTACCAACGCAAAGCGGTGGAAATCGTTCTGGTGCTGGATGCCTGCACCGATGCTTCCGCCCTGATTGCCGCGAACTACCCGGTCACGACGCTGGAAATCCGCCAGGCCAACGTGGGTATTGCTCGGCACCGTGGCGCTCAATGGTTACTCGAACGACAGGCGCGCTGGTTGGCCTTTACGGACGCGGATAGCGTGGTGAGCCGCGATTGGCTGTCAGCGCAGTGCGCTATCGGCAGCGACGCGGTGTGCGGCGGTATCCGGCTGGAAGGCTGGCGAAAGTTGCCTATCATTCAGCGTCGGCGCTACCTGAAACACCTGCGCCGTAGCAGCAGACAGCGTATTTATGGCGCCAACCTGGGGGTCAGCGCCGAGGCCTACCACGCCGTGGGTGGTTTCGAACCCCTTCCCGCCCATGAGGACGTTCATCTGGTGCGGGCCCTGGAAGCCCAGGGCTTTCATGTCGCCTGGGACGAGACCCCCCGGGTGACCACCAGCGCCCGCTGTGAGGCCCGAGCGCCGGAAGGGCTCGGGGCACTGCTCAAGTCCCTGCAGGCTGCGAATTGGCGAGATGAAGGGCAAGCGGGTTCGCGCTTGCCTACCTCGCTGCCCTAA
- a CDS encoding acyl-CoA dehydrogenase family protein yields MTQDKVTSSEQRRRIITQMEETFSFPAGQVAGLASPLSHLTDAHADRLPRPGHGATLERWQSLAEVAAVDLALVKLFEGHTDALAIIAELGAEHDVPADAQWGMWAAEPPFARVVIAPHDADASGQEVRISGRKAWCSGAPVLSHGLMTAWQGDRQRLVAVALDRPGVEITDQGWEAVGMAATASMEVVFDEARAWLVGPTDGYLERSGFWQGGAGIAACWFGGARRLGDYLHERATKGGDAHLLAHLGAVDVALESAAALLRDTAAWIDAHPQASAKRVALRARAGIEVSVETVIHHVGRALGAGPYCRDPAFARRMADLPVFVRQSHGQRDLEALGRALLEDAPTPRWSLAP; encoded by the coding sequence ATGACCCAGGATAAGGTTACGTCCAGCGAGCAACGTCGGCGTATCATCACCCAGATGGAAGAGACATTTTCTTTTCCCGCCGGCCAAGTGGCCGGCCTTGCCTCGCCGCTGTCTCATCTGACCGATGCACACGCCGACCGGCTGCCACGGCCAGGCCACGGCGCTACCCTGGAGCGCTGGCAGAGCCTGGCGGAGGTGGCCGCGGTCGATCTTGCCTTGGTCAAGCTGTTCGAGGGACATACAGACGCCTTGGCGATCATCGCCGAACTGGGCGCTGAGCATGACGTGCCCGCGGACGCCCAGTGGGGCATGTGGGCGGCGGAGCCGCCGTTTGCTCGGGTCGTCATCGCCCCTCACGACGCCGATGCTTCGGGCCAGGAAGTTAGGATCAGCGGACGCAAGGCCTGGTGCTCCGGGGCGCCGGTGCTGTCTCATGGTCTGATGACCGCCTGGCAGGGAGATCGCCAGCGTCTGGTGGCGGTGGCTCTGGATCGGCCCGGTGTGGAGATTACTGATCAAGGCTGGGAAGCGGTAGGCATGGCGGCTACCGCCAGCATGGAGGTGGTCTTCGACGAAGCTCGTGCCTGGCTGGTCGGCCCGACGGATGGCTATCTCGAACGCTCGGGATTCTGGCAGGGAGGCGCCGGTATCGCTGCCTGCTGGTTCGGCGGCGCGCGTCGGCTGGGCGACTACCTGCACGAACGGGCAACGAAGGGCGGCGACGCCCATCTGTTGGCCCATCTTGGCGCGGTGGATGTGGCCCTGGAAAGCGCCGCGGCGCTATTGCGGGACACCGCCGCCTGGATCGACGCCCATCCTCAGGCAAGCGCCAAGCGCGTGGCCCTGCGTGCCCGGGCGGGTATCGAGGTAAGCGTGGAAACCGTTATCCATCATGTCGGTCGCGCCTTGGGCGCCGGCCCTTACTGTCGCGACCCGGCCTTCGCCCGGCGCATGGCCGACCTGCCGGTATTCGTCCGCCAAAGCCACGGACAGCGGGATCTGGAAGCCTTGGGCCGGGCACTGCTGGAAGATGCGCCAACCCCGCGCTGGAGCCTAGCGCCGTGA
- a CDS encoding Lin0512 family protein, with product MAKKRVVTEFGMGTSLRREDYTEAASRAIRDALWHNSLNVAELFDFPKTAMIIDVEVGVQKPEEVDKDALLGNFPYGQPSVEVVKGGLDVPRPDGSGVTVIANVALKVSFDMEPAHG from the coding sequence ATGGCCAAAAAGCGTGTGGTAACCGAGTTCGGCATGGGCACGTCCCTGCGTCGGGAAGACTATACCGAGGCGGCGTCTCGCGCGATTCGCGATGCGCTTTGGCATAACTCCTTGAACGTGGCGGAGCTTTTCGATTTTCCCAAGACCGCGATGATCATCGACGTGGAGGTGGGGGTGCAGAAGCCCGAGGAAGTGGACAAGGACGCTCTGCTGGGCAATTTTCCTTACGGCCAGCCATCCGTCGAGGTGGTGAAGGGCGGGCTCGACGTGCCCAGGCCGGACGGCAGCGGCGTCACCGTGATCGCCAACGTCGCCCTCAAGGTTTCTTTCGACATGGAGCCGGCTCATGGCTAA